In a genomic window of Petrotoga sibirica DSM 13575:
- the metK gene encoding methionine adenosyltransferase: MLFTSESVTEGHPDKICDQISDTILDAILEKEPEENKINARCAVETLVTRGLVIVTGEVRTSAYIDVPTLVRNTILDIGYNRAKFGFDGETCAVITSIEEQSADIALGVDRSLEVKSKQEEEDPFEKIGAGDQGIMFGYATNETDAYMPLPILLAHRLAKRLADVRKSDTLDFLRPDGKTQVTVEYDENNKPVGIETILISTQHSPDIKRQELEEAIKEHVIIPVIPENLFTKNTKILINPTGRFVIGGPQADTGLTGRKIIVDTYGGWAPHGGGAFSGKDPTKVDRSATYMARYVAKNLVASGAADEVLIQLSYAIGVAEPVSINIDTKGTAKVEEEKIYKVVKEIFDFRPAAIINNLDLLQPIYKKTAAYGHFGRKDVEFPWERLDKVKELKAALGL, encoded by the coding sequence ATGCTCTTTACCAGTGAAAGTGTAACGGAAGGTCATCCTGACAAAATCTGTGATCAAATTTCTGATACTATACTTGATGCTATCCTGGAAAAAGAACCCGAAGAAAATAAGATAAATGCTCGATGTGCTGTGGAAACTTTAGTAACAAGAGGGTTAGTGATAGTAACAGGTGAAGTTAGAACCTCAGCATATATAGATGTCCCAACACTTGTCAGGAATACTATTCTAGATATAGGTTATAACAGAGCTAAATTTGGGTTTGATGGTGAAACCTGTGCAGTAATTACTTCTATTGAAGAACAATCAGCTGATATAGCTTTAGGTGTTGACAGGTCGTTAGAAGTTAAATCAAAACAAGAAGAAGAAGATCCTTTTGAAAAAATAGGGGCCGGCGATCAGGGCATTATGTTTGGATATGCCACAAATGAAACGGATGCTTATATGCCGTTACCTATTCTTTTAGCTCACAGACTTGCAAAAAGATTGGCAGATGTTCGAAAATCCGATACATTGGATTTTTTGAGGCCAGACGGTAAAACTCAAGTAACAGTAGAATACGACGAAAATAATAAACCTGTGGGTATAGAGACTATACTTATCTCCACTCAACATTCACCTGATATAAAAAGGCAGGAGTTAGAAGAAGCAATAAAAGAGCATGTAATAATTCCAGTCATACCTGAAAATCTCTTTACAAAAAACACAAAAATTCTTATCAATCCTACAGGAAGGTTTGTGATTGGCGGGCCTCAAGCAGATACAGGGCTCACTGGAAGGAAGATAATTGTTGATACATATGGCGGTTGGGCTCCACATGGTGGGGGAGCTTTTTCAGGAAAGGATCCCACCAAAGTTGATAGATCCGCTACTTATATGGCAAGATATGTAGCTAAAAATTTAGTAGCAAGTGGTGCTGCAGATGAAGTTTTAATTCAACTTTCTTACGCAATTGGCGTTGCAGAACCTGTTTCAATAAATATTGACACGAAAGGTACCGCGAAGGTCGAAGAAGAAAAAATTTATAAAGTAGTCAAAGAGATATTTGATTTTAGGCCTGCGGCAATAATTAACAACTTAGATCTATTACAACCTATTTACAAAAAAACTGCCGCTTATGGGCATTTTGGAAGAAAAGATGTAGAATTTCCATGGGAAAGATTGGATAAAGTTAAGGAATTGAAAGCAGCATTAGGATTGTAA
- the rpsT gene encoding 30S ribosomal protein S20, which yields MPNKKSAEKRVRQSEKRRQKNRGYQKRIKEISKEIDKKIQENAEREELMQLLSKSFKIIDTAKSHGAVHKNYAARKKSKLHLKIKKYLGEMAPESSSVNE from the coding sequence TTGCCAAATAAAAAATCAGCAGAAAAAAGGGTTAGACAATCAGAAAAAAGAAGGCAAAAAAATCGTGGATATCAAAAGAGAATCAAGGAAATTTCTAAGGAAATAGACAAGAAGATTCAAGAAAATGCTGAAAGGGAAGAATTGATGCAGCTATTAAGTAAGTCTTTTAAAATTATTGACACCGCAAAATCACATGGCGCTGTGCATAAAAATTATGCTGCAAGGAAAAAATCCAAACTACATCTAAAGATAAAAAAATATTTGGGCGAAATGGCACCAGAGAGTTCCTCGGTAAATGAGTAA